A segment of the Zalophus californianus isolate mZalCal1 chromosome 3, mZalCal1.pri.v2, whole genome shotgun sequence genome:
GGACTTGAGGCAGGTAAAGAACCCCAGCCCAGTGCTCCAGCACAAGAAACAGGGTACAGCACTCTTGCACAGAGTTATCCGTCTGATTTACCTGAAGAACCTAGTTCTCCTCAAGAAAGAATGTTTACTATTGACCCAAAAGTGTATGGGGAGAAGCGGGATCTCCACAGTAAGAATAAGGATGACTTGACGCTAAGCAGGAGTTTAGGACTCGGTGGGAGGTCTGCAATAGAACAGCGAAGCATGTCAATCAATTTGCCCATGTCTTGCCTGGATTCCATAGCCCTTGGATTTAACTTTGGTCGGGGACATGATCTCTCTCCTCTGGCTTCTGATATTCTAACCAACACTAGTGGAAGTATGGATGAAGGGGATGATTACCTTCCAGCCACAACACCTGCACTGGAGAAAGCCCCCTGTTTCCCAGTAGAAAGCAAAGAGGAAGACcagacagagggaggaaaagcCGCTGGAGAGGAAAGTACTCAAGTCGAGACCTCGTGTGAGTCACCTTTCTTAGCCAAAGATTACTACAAAAATGGTACTGTCATGGCCCCTGACCTGCCGGAAATGCTAGATCTGGCAGGCACAAGGTCAAGATTAGCTTCCGTGGGTGCAGATGCTGAGGTTGCCAGGAGGAAGTCAGTCCCATCAGAGACTGTGGTCGAGGAGAGTAGTACCGGCTTGCCCCCTGTCACTGATGAAAACCACGTCATTGTTAAAACAGACAGTCAGCTTGAGGACCTGGGTTActgtgtgttcaataaatacacaGTCCCACTCCCATCACCCGTTCAAGACAGTGAGAATTTGTCAGGGGAGAGTGGTTCCTTTTATGAAGGCACGGAAGATAAAATGCGAAGAGATCTAGCCACAGACCTGTCCTTGATTGAAGTAAAATTGGCAGCTGCCGGAAGAGTCAAAGATGAGTTCGGTGCTGAGAAAGAAGTACCCCCGCATATCTCTGGTGACAAATCGGGACTGGGTAGGGAGTTTGATCAGGAGAGGAAAGCTAATGATAAGCTGGATACTGTTCTGGAAAAGAGTGAAGAACATGCTGATGCAAAAGAACATGCCAAGGCAACAGAAGAGGCCAGTGATGAAGTTGAAACATTTGGCTTAGGAGTAACCTACGAGCACACTCCCACCAAAGAACTGACCGTTTCAAAAGACGCATCACCTCCCGCAGCCGAGAGAGCTGAGAAAGGTCTTAGTTCAGTGCCAGAAGTAGCTGAGGTCGAACCATCCAAAAAAGCTGAACCAGAACTGGATTTTGTTGCAATGAAAGCTGACCAGGGTCAATTAGATATGAAAATCAGTGACTTTGGACAGATGGCCTCAGGGCTGGCGGTAGACGCTGGAAAGGCAACAGAGCTTAAGCTCGAGGCGACACAAGATCTCCCCCCCTCATCTGGAGCACCTCAGGAGGAAGACGCGTTTATGAGTGTTGAGGCTGGCCACATGAAAGAAGGCACTAAAGTCAGTGAGACAGAAATCAAGGAGAAGGTAGCCAAGCCTGACTTGGTGCACCAGGAGGCTGTAGACAAGGAAGAGTCCTACGAGTCCAGTGGTGAGCATGAGAGCCTCACCATGGAGTCCTTGAAAGCTGATGAGGGCAAGAAGGAAACATCCCCAGAATCCTCTCTAATTCAAGACGAGATTGCCATCAAATTGTCAGTGGAGATACCGTGTGCACCTGCTGTCTCAGAGGCTGATTTAGTCCCAGATGAAAGAGCTGATGTCCAGATGGAATTTATTCAACAGccgaaagaagaaagcaaagaaacccCAGATATCTCTGTCACGCCCTCCGACGTCGCAGAGCCATTGCCTGAAACCACCAGGGCTGAACCGGCAGAGGCTCAGAGTGAGGAAGAAGAGATAGAAGCCCGGGGAGAATATGATAAACTGCTCTTCCGCTCCGACACCCTTCAGATTACTGACCTGGGCGTCCCAGGTGTCAGGGAGGAATTTGTGGAGACCTGCCCTGGTGAGCACAAAGGAGTGATCGAGTCCGTTGTGACCATCGAGGATGACTTTATCACTGTGGTGCAAACCACAACGGATGAAGGGGAGTCAGGTTCCCACAGCGTGCGTTTTGCAGCCCTGGAGCAGCCTGAGGTGGAGAGGAGACCATCCCCCCACGCTGAAGAAGAGCTCGAAGTAGAAGAGGCAGCCGAAGCCCAGGCGGAACCCAAGGATGGCTCCCCGGAGGCTCCCGCTTCCCCTGAGAGAGAAGAGGTTGCACTCTCAGAATATAAGACAGAAACCTATGACGATTATAAAGACGAGACCACCATTGATGACTCCATCATGGATGCTGACAGCCTCTGGGTGGACACTCAAGgtgtgcattattttttttttaaattttctacttccaaataaaatccaataacctaatggatttctttttcattttaaacttgtTAAATGTCCCTTTATCtctattttgcattttgttaaatatatgaaGGATTGTATACATTTGTTACtaatgttttcattgttgttgttgttgtcatggTTTGCTTTGATCCGCAGATGATGATAGGAGCATCATGACAGAACAGTTAGAAACTATTCCTAAAGAGGAGAAAGCTGAAAAGGAAGCTCGGAGACCATCTCTTGAGAAACatagaaaagaaaagccttttaAAACCGGGAGAGGCAGAATTTCCACTCCTGAAAGAAAAATAGCTAAAAAGGAACCTAGCACAGTCTCCAGAGATGaagtgagaaggaaaaaaggtTCATTTCAcaataacttctttaaaaatgtttttgaattcaTTATTACTCTTTTGTAGAAGAAACTTCCTAACAGTGGTAACtaattatttatgaaattttgTTCGGTTTTGCTCCAACTGTTTATTTTCTCCTGATGGTatgcttttttgtgttttctttattcGTAGCAGTTTATAAGAAGGCTGAACTTGCTAAAAAAACAGAGGTTCAGGCCCACTCTCCCTCcaggaaattcattttaaaacctGCTATCAAATATACTAGACCAACTCATCTCTCCTGTGTTAAGCGGAAAACCACAGGTGACTCTTCAGTTCTGCAATGTGGCTGGCAAACAtagacatgtctttttttttttttttatctcattccTGTAGCggcttcttcattttgtttttcttccgaGAATCTTAGCAGTCATGAACAATTTCGCTATTAAGTGTCTTgtatcattattctttttttttccccctccctgcagAAGAGGTCATGACCATCTGTTTCTTTGTCATGCTCAGACTTAGCAGTGATTTTATCTTGGCATTGTGCTCTAGTGTCACGTTCTGGGGATTCCTCTTTTCATTCTGTGTGTTTGGTTAGACGATGATGATGAATATAACTGTGGTATGCCTTctcattattttgcttatttatctcTCTCATGCTTAAACCCATACTATATTTGTCCTATTTTCTACATGGTTACTGCCAAATCTGTTACTGATGTTGATGAATTTGCCAAGAATGGGTAGTGATTTcaagactgaaaatgaaaagcaaatctggGGTAAAATTGTGATTGCAAAATTACTTTGcttcagataaaagaaaaaaaaaaggaaaggaaattgccTGCTCATCCCATCAGATTTTATTCCTTGTATCCAAAATTAGCAAGGCTTTCAATTCACTGTACTACATCTCTTCACTGACACTTTGTCATTGGGATTTTCTTAAATGTGTTGGATTCAAACTGctaatttttctatataatttagtATTCAGAATTCCCGGATAAAACTCCTTCGTTTCTTATAACTTAGGTGTATTTCTATGTTGCTAccttcttatttttctgtcttcttcaaataTACTTGTTTTTAACTCCTTAAAAAAGCAGTGAAATGAAGGAGCAAAACTTATTACAAATCACAATAAAAGCTCATACAAATATCTATAATGCAAACTCTATTCCTAAATTTCAGTGCAAAGTATTCATGTTAAATGTATAATTATCCTAGGATAATCTTAATTTGCAATACATTTTAGCATTCATTAGATAGCACACTTGCAGGCTACAAAATTAGGTATCAGATTGCTAAGTAAGAAAGGAATATTTACCTTTACATACCCCTTAGATAGGGGTAAAAAAAAAGGTGCCTTTATATAAACCTTCTGATGGCTTTAATGATTAAGAGCGGCATTAACctttgtaagaaaaagaaaatcaaggtaaTTGATGGTTTTATGATGGTCAATAAAATTCTAAGTATTTTGTATCTGTGTTCTTCATAGGGGAATCATCTCATGAGCTTTCCTCCAAGAACTAATCTTTAAGGCAGTATTTGAAAGTGGAAGGCtcataaattatatagaaacctTGATGGTAAAAGTTCAGGTTGAAGAGTGTTTCTCAGTTAGAAATTAGTATGACATCTCCAACTCTTATATCACATCTTAATTCATTTGCATTAAACTTGGAATTTTACTTCTAGTTAGAAAAATGCATGGACAGGCAGACTCTCTTGGTTTGGGCATAAAAATCCTATATCATGTATAAGAGGATGAAAAATATATCAGGATTATGGAATTTTGGAGGAAACATCAAATGgtttggtgaagtgtctgacaTGTCATTGGTATTCAATTTGCCACACTGATAGTGAATTGCCTTTTCAAgtcattcattaaagaaaatttaagatcTTTGGACTTATTAAGATCTTCCCTTAATCTGTTCAAATATTAAATACTTGAGCAGAAAGCATATATCAAACATGGATGTCATTGGCTTGAAGCAAACTCTATGtcacagaattttaagaaatattacagaaatattAGGAAAGCATCATTTGCactgcttcttttaaaaaaaaatcattccagaaTCTGTGAATAATCTTACTAGCCTGTCCTAAGTAGCATATAGCATCTTGTAGACAGTTATACTTGTGTTAGAGCTGCATGAGACATAAGAAACCTTTCTGAAACTCATTCAGAGTGCTTATAAGCATAagttcctcccccacccccccccggtGTTTTCCTtcttatgaaagaaaattaaggaggAGGTAACTACACAAGCTTGTGCCTTTCATTTTCTAAGCACAATTTTTAAGTAGGGATGGTTTTCCCAAAACACAAAGGATTGTTTTCAATCATAAGAGATATTCAAGTCAAGTCAGGTAAGTCATCAACAGAAAATGTGCTGGAGATAGTGGAGTTTAAAACTGAAGCCAGAGGTATAAAACAGcaacaagaaaaacaacagtAACAGATGTGGTAATAATTCATACAGGCAGTGCATGTGTAGAACATGTTCTATATTACTGAACCTAAATTccactcttgttttctttccttgacaatctatttttcttctcatgtGGTGCGTTTCACGTCAAACAAGTGTGTCATTCATATTGTGAAATGaaggggtgcagagggaaaggggttgGCTGATCATGAGTTTGGAATATGAAATATGGAAATATCTGTATGTATGCCATTGGCTACAAAAAGAGGGCTTGGGAATCTCCCTGAACACTCTTTAATATCATGCCAACCCTAGAAACCAATCACTTCCcccttttcttaaattctacagcATTGGATGGTTGTTCTGTGACTTTCGTTCTAAAGGATCTATGCTCGTGGAGTAACAGTATTTAAAGGTACCTTGGTAACCAATAGGAAATTATTTGGTGTGCTTACCTAAGCTTTGGTAAACACTGGGTTATGTTAATTAGCACACACTATAGTGGGAGCCACATGCTAGAATGTTCTTATTCAGGTTTCTTCAGTTACTGAATTCGAATCTCAAAATAAGCAAAGTTTTGCTTTGCATTCGTCTGTTGACACAATTGAGTATCCAAAAGATATTGAAAAATGCATTTGTGTGGttgttaagccactaagtttggggttgtttgttatcttctttttttgacAGCAACAGGTGGTGAATCAACTCAGGCTTCCAGTGTATTTAAACAGGCAAAGGACAAAGTCTCTGTGAGTAAAATAATCTTTTCCTTGCTCTTCACTTGAAGTTCCTTTTGGTATTGGTGGCAACGTCTCAATAACTTTAGATATAAGTTAGACTTCAGATGTTTACTCTTAAgtgtcattttaaattattcactCACCCAGAATGATTCTTGGTAGCATTTGGGCATGTCTCAATGTCTTCTGGAATGACATGTGATAGCAGTTggtgagggcagagctgggatgaaggttgccttttttctttttagtaaaatggaaacaaacagcATGATAATCTGGCAAAAATAGGGGAGctcaatttatttacttttcatagAATCGAGATAAATCATTATAATCAACATTAAACTGTGTTTGATAATACATTTCATTATTGTTACTACAAAATAAGAATATGAGAAAATTAAACAATGTGGGTGagcaaatataagtaaaaatgtaTCATAATCCCTTTACCTAAAGAAAACTACAGTCAACTATTTTGatgtaaaatctttattttttcctactcaCTTATAGCTGTAATAACTTAAATGGAAACACTGCAtcagttttttaattaaacagtAAACAGATTTCCCTGTCgttaaacattcttgtacatcaCTTTAATGACTACACtgcattctgttttatttatttatagtgatATACTTGATCAACTCCctattatttgacttttaaactatttttattgccATATTAACAATATTGCTGTAGAAATATTTTTGGCTTAATCTATGGATGCATCCATATGCTTTTCCTTAGGATAATTTCCTAGTAGTGAAACTActgttttaagtttttagttttaaagtttttgctACACATTGTCAAGTTGTCCTCCAGAAAGGTTCTACTGACTTATATGTACCCCCAGCTGTATATAAGAGTACCCatgttcattattattactagATATTCATATGCTTTTTCTATATTTACCAAGTTATggagataaaatgttttaatctgGTTGCATTAAAGATACTTAACTTCTTCATGTATATAAatcattcatatttctttttttaattttactttttatttgattaaccattattttttaagcttccaAAAAAACAGAGCCAATATGAAGTATTTTACTCCTTTctgattgaaagaaaaaaaaattaaaagactactaagagtggtgcctggctggctcagttggatcAATTCTTGAACTCGGGgtcgtgagtctgagccccacattgggaatagagattacttcaaaataaaatcttttaaa
Coding sequences within it:
- the MAP2 gene encoding microtubule-associated protein 2 isoform X13, translated to MEFHDQQDLTPSPAEPLDKKDKESEKQSKPGEDLKHAAFVSQPETTKIFPDKKDMQGPEEEKAPPTLFGHTVGAGLEDTKQKTEPSIVVPGIGLSAEPPAPKEQKDWFIEMPTEAKKDEWGLAAPISPGPLTPMKGKDVLEDIPKWEGKQFDSPMPSPFQAGSFTLPLDVMKNEIVAEASPFVPALLQPDDKKSLEETSGPATAKDSSKAEEPRKDKPGKMAEAPALEAFTLPKDAHIPTVEECVPEKVLGEEKGAIKQESAQKKEQEVTLTEKESLLKLEEKTTISDKEAVPKESEPLKLTDGETGIIQPCMEHTLSKEEQKVQEPTTEPLKQDSFPVSLEQAVTDSAMTSKTLEKVMTEPVAVSEKSAAQDLFEEKVADKDIKMEGVGPATSVELDMPFYEDKSGMSKYFETSALKEEVTKSIQPGSDYYELSDTRESVQESFDTLSPVCKNGDKGLEAGKEPQPSAPAQETGYSTLAQSYPSDLPEEPSSPQERMFTIDPKVYGEKRDLHSKNKDDLTLSRSLGLGGRSAIEQRSMSINLPMSCLDSIALGFNFGRGHDLSPLASDILTNTSGSMDEGDDYLPATTPALEKAPCFPVESKEEDQTEGGKAAGEESTQVETSCESPFLAKDYYKNGTVMAPDLPEMLDLAGTRSRLASVGADAEVARRKSVPSETVVEESSTGLPPVTDENHVIVKTDSQLEDLGYCVFNKYTVPLPSPVQDSENLSGESGSFYEGTEDKMRRDLATDLSLIEVKLAAAGRVKDEFGAEKEVPPHISGDKSGLGREFDQERKANDKLDTVLEKSEEHADAKEHAKATEEASDEVETFGLGVTYEHTPTKELTVSKDASPPAAERAEKGLSSVPEVAEVEPSKKAEPELDFVAMKADQGQLDMKISDFGQMASGLAVDAGKATELKLEATQDLPPSSGAPQEEDAFMSVEAGHMKEGTKVSETEIKEKVAKPDLVHQEAVDKEESYESSGEHESLTMESLKADEGKKETSPESSLIQDEIAIKLSVEIPCAPAVSEADLVPDERADVQMEFIQQPKEESKETPDISVTPSDVAEPLPETTRAEPAEAQSEEEEIEARGEYDKLLFRSDTLQITDLGVPGVREEFVETCPGEHKGVIESVVTIEDDFITVVQTTTDEGESGSHSVRFAALEQPEVERRPSPHAEEELEVEEAAEAQAEPKDGSPEAPASPEREEVALSEYKTETYDDYKDETTIDDSIMDADSLWVDTQDDDRSIMTEQLETIPKEEKAEKEARRPSLEKHRKEKPFKTGRGRISTPERKIAKKEPSTVSRDEVRRKKAVYKKAELAKKTEVQAHSPSRKFILKPAIKYTRPTHLSCVKRKTTATGGESTQASSVFKQAKDKVSNSTLSKIPALQGSSKSPRCISACPSTSQRASFSDRFSIQPTSAGSTDRLPYSESGNKDGVTKSPEKRSSLPRPSSILPPRRGVSGDRDENSFSLNSSISSSARRTTRSEPIRRAGKSGTSTPTTPGSTAITPGTPPSYSSRTPGTPGTPSYPRTPHTPGTPKSAILVPSEKKVAIIRTPPKSPATPKQLRLINQPLPDLKNVKSKIGSTDNIKYQPKGGQVQIVTKKIDLSHVTSKCGSLKNIRHRPGGGRVKIESVKLDFKEKAQAKVGSLDNAHHVPGGGNVKIDSQKLNFREHAKARVDHGAEIITQSPGRSSVASPRRLSNVSSSGSINLLESPQLATLAEDVTAALAKQGL